In one window of Bizionia sp. M204 DNA:
- a CDS encoding helicase HerA-like domain-containing protein, with protein MDRNETFFKHILEGNTNKGEFITLGSAMLDGKTVTNAFVNVPLKTMNRHGLIAGATGTGKTKTLQVLAENLSEKGIPVLLMDIKGDLSGLAQPSPGHAKIVERHAQIGLPFNPKAFPVEILTLSEQHGVRLRATISEFGPVLISRILDVTETQAGIISVIFKYCDDNKLPLLDLKDFKKILQYATDEGREEFEDAYGRISTASTGAILRKIVEIEQQGGDLFFGEKSFEVDDLLRVDENGRGYINIIRLTDIQDKPKLFSTFMLSLLAEIYATFPEQGDSGRPELILFIDEAHLIFNEASKALLNQIESIVKLIRSKGVGLYFVTQNPTDVPEAVLSQLGLKVQHALRAFTAKDRKAIKLAAQNYPDTEYYDTASILTSLGTGEALVSALDEKGRPTPLAATMMRAPMSRMDILTDNELEALLSDSKLVKKYNDEIDRESAYELLNKKIEEAEADELKEKAQKEKEALKKAESKKSTRRSSSRMNPIVKVLTSATFIRSVFGILSKAMSSSKKS; from the coding sequence ATGGACAGAAACGAGACGTTTTTCAAGCATATATTAGAAGGAAACACTAATAAGGGTGAGTTTATAACCTTGGGTTCCGCCATGCTTGATGGAAAAACTGTTACCAATGCTTTCGTAAATGTACCTTTAAAAACCATGAACAGACATGGCTTAATTGCGGGTGCAACAGGAACAGGTAAAACAAAGACACTTCAGGTATTAGCTGAAAATTTAAGCGAAAAAGGTATTCCGGTATTATTAATGGACATCAAAGGCGATTTAAGTGGATTGGCACAACCCAGTCCTGGTCATGCAAAAATTGTTGAACGCCATGCGCAAATTGGACTTCCTTTTAACCCAAAGGCCTTTCCTGTTGAAATTTTAACCCTTTCGGAACAACATGGTGTGCGACTTCGGGCAACGATTAGTGAATTTGGACCCGTTTTAATTTCACGAATATTAGATGTTACGGAAACACAAGCCGGAATTATATCGGTAATATTTAAATATTGCGATGATAACAAACTACCACTTTTAGATTTAAAAGATTTCAAAAAAATTCTACAATATGCCACAGATGAAGGTCGCGAGGAATTTGAAGATGCTTATGGCCGGATTTCCACCGCTTCCACTGGTGCTATTTTACGTAAGATAGTTGAGATTGAACAACAAGGAGGTGATTTATTTTTTGGTGAAAAATCATTTGAAGTTGATGATTTATTGCGTGTTGATGAAAATGGTCGCGGTTATATAAATATTATTCGTTTAACAGATATTCAGGATAAGCCCAAATTGTTTTCAACCTTTATGTTGAGTTTATTGGCTGAAATTTACGCCACCTTTCCTGAACAAGGCGATTCTGGGCGACCAGAATTAATTTTGTTTATAGATGAAGCACATTTAATCTTCAATGAAGCTTCCAAAGCCTTATTAAATCAAATAGAAAGTATTGTAAAACTCATACGAAGTAAAGGTGTTGGGTTATATTTTGTAACCCAAAACCCAACTGATGTTCCGGAAGCGGTTTTAAGTCAACTCGGTTTAAAAGTACAGCATGCCTTACGTGCATTTACTGCTAAAGATAGAAAAGCCATAAAGTTGGCAGCACAAAACTACCCAGATACTGAATATTATGATACGGCTAGTATATTAACATCGTTAGGAACTGGAGAAGCTTTAGTGTCAGCTTTAGATGAAAAGGGACGACCTACGCCACTGGCAGCCACCATGATGCGCGCGCCAATGAGTCGCATGGATATTTTAACAGACAATGAACTTGAAGCACTTTTATCGGATTCTAAATTAGTGAAGAAATACAATGATGAAATTGATAGGGAAAGTGCCTATGAATTGCTCAATAAAAAAATTGAAGAAGCGGAAGCTGATGAATTAAAAGAAAAAGCTCAAAAAGAAAAGGAAGCCCTAAAAAAAGCGGAATCTAAAAAAAGCACGCGTCGTTCAAGTTCCCGAATGAACCCGATAGTAAAAGTCCTGACAAGCGCCACTTTTATTAGAAGCGTTTTTGGGATCTTAAGCAAAGCGATGAGCAGTTCTAAAAAATCATAA
- a CDS encoding 7-carboxy-7-deazaguanine synthase QueE has translation MTRSERQELLDKGLLLPLMEEFYTIQGEGFHKGTAAYFIRIGGCDVGCHWCDVKESWLAELHPPTETAKIVANAEKYSKTIVVTGGEPLMWDMTVLTNQLKAKGMQTHIETSGAYELTGTWDWICLSPKKLKLPTQRVYDNANELKVIVYNKDDFKFAEEQAAKVNKDCILYLQPEWSKRDKMVPDIVDYVMANPKWKVSLQTHKYLNIP, from the coding sequence ATGACAAGAAGTGAAAGACAAGAGTTGTTAGATAAAGGGCTTTTATTGCCCTTAATGGAGGAGTTTTATACCATACAAGGTGAGGGTTTCCATAAAGGAACTGCTGCCTATTTTATACGAATTGGTGGTTGTGATGTAGGTTGTCATTGGTGTGATGTGAAGGAAAGCTGGTTGGCCGAACTACATCCACCAACTGAAACAGCAAAAATTGTTGCCAATGCTGAAAAGTACAGCAAGACTATAGTGGTAACCGGTGGTGAACCTTTAATGTGGGATATGACGGTTTTAACCAACCAATTAAAAGCAAAAGGTATGCAAACCCATATTGAAACCTCTGGTGCTTATGAGTTAACAGGTACTTGGGATTGGATTTGCCTTTCGCCTAAAAAATTAAAATTACCAACCCAACGAGTTTATGATAATGCAAATGAATTAAAGGTGATTGTTTATAATAAAGATGACTTTAAATTTGCGGAGGAACAAGCGGCTAAAGTAAATAAAGATTGTATTTTGTATTTACAGCCTGAATGGAGTAAACGCGATAAAATGGTGCCCGACATTGTAGATTACGTTATGGCAAACCCGAAATGGAAAGTGTCATTACAAACCCACAAATACTTAAATATACCCTAA
- a CDS encoding DUF2911 domain-containing protein, whose product MKKSTFITSVAFALVMVFTTSLSAQEFSNLDKSPMDAAAFPSDYKDANKSIKVVYSRPQLNNRSLDKLAPNDKVWRTGANEAVEITFYKDTNFGGKMIKKGTYSLFTIPGDKAWTIIINKDLNTWGSYFYKEENDVARVTAPVNIADESLEAFSISFDDDANMHMGWGKVRVSVPTSSK is encoded by the coding sequence ATGAAGAAATCAACATTTATTACATCCGTAGCGTTTGCTTTGGTTATGGTATTCACAACAAGCTTATCTGCTCAAGAGTTTTCTAATTTAGATAAAAGCCCAATGGATGCCGCCGCGTTTCCTTCAGATTACAAGGATGCCAACAAATCTATAAAAGTCGTTTACAGCAGACCACAACTTAACAATCGTTCATTAGATAAATTAGCACCTAATGATAAGGTTTGGCGTACTGGAGCTAATGAAGCTGTTGAAATTACATTTTATAAAGACACCAATTTTGGTGGCAAAATGATAAAAAAAGGAACCTATTCTTTATTCACCATTCCTGGAGACAAAGCGTGGACAATTATTATTAATAAAGATTTGAATACTTGGGGGTCATATTTCTACAAAGAAGAAAATGATGTTGCTCGTGTTACGGCTCCTGTAAACATAGCGGATGAATCTTTAGAAGCATTTTCTATAAGTTTTGATGATGATGCTAACATGCACATGGGATGGGGAAAGGTTAGAGTATCGGTACCTACCTCTTCAAAATAA
- the asnB gene encoding asparagine synthase B, giving the protein MCGIVCAFELKQKATELRPQVLEMAKKIRHRGPDWSGVYDNEKAIMAHERLAIVDPASGKQPLISADKKLVLAANGEIYNHRELRKQFPDYKFQTESDCEVILALYQEKGAHFIDEMNGIFGFAIYDVEKDEYFVARDHMGIIPLYIGWDEHGTFYVASELKALEGYCTKIELFPPGHYLSSKDGEFVQWYKRDWMEYDAVKENETHIAEIKDALEAAVHRQLMSDVPYGVLLSGGLDSSVTSAIAKKYAQKRIESDDTTDAWYPQLHSFSVGLEGSPDLAAARKVADHIGTVHHEIKFTIQEGLDALKDVIYQLETYDVTTIRASTPMYLMARVIKSMGVKMVLSGEGADELFGGYLYFHKAPNTQEFHEETVRKLSKLHQYDCLRANKSLAAWGIEGRVPFLDKEFMDVAMRINPQDKMINGERMEKWVVRKAFEDMIPESVAWRQKEQFSDGVGYSWIDSLKEVVATAVSDEQLANAKYKFPLQTPTSKEEFYYRSIFAEHFPSDAAALCVPQEASVACSTKIALEWDESFKNMNDPSGRAVAHVHADAY; this is encoded by the coding sequence ATGTGTGGAATTGTATGTGCATTCGAATTGAAACAGAAAGCAACGGAATTAAGACCTCAAGTATTAGAAATGGCGAAAAAAATCAGGCATCGTGGCCCAGATTGGAGTGGGGTTTATGATAATGAAAAGGCTATTATGGCGCATGAACGTTTGGCTATTGTGGATCCAGCTTCAGGAAAGCAGCCGCTAATTAGTGCTGATAAAAAATTAGTGTTAGCCGCCAATGGGGAAATCTATAACCACCGAGAGTTGCGGAAGCAGTTTCCCGATTACAAGTTTCAAACAGAAAGTGATTGCGAAGTCATTTTAGCACTGTATCAAGAAAAGGGTGCTCATTTTATTGATGAGATGAATGGTATTTTTGGGTTTGCAATTTATGATGTCGAGAAAGATGAATATTTCGTAGCGCGGGACCACATGGGAATCATTCCGTTATATATAGGCTGGGATGAACATGGAACCTTTTATGTAGCTTCAGAATTAAAAGCGTTAGAAGGTTATTGCACCAAAATTGAATTATTTCCTCCCGGACATTATTTGTCTAGCAAAGATGGTGAATTTGTGCAATGGTACAAACGCGATTGGATGGAATATGATGCTGTAAAGGAAAACGAAACCCATATTGCGGAAATTAAAGACGCCTTGGAAGCAGCTGTTCATAGACAGCTTATGAGCGATGTGCCTTACGGTGTTTTATTGTCAGGTGGATTAGATTCGTCTGTAACGTCAGCCATCGCTAAAAAATACGCACAAAAACGCATTGAAAGCGATGATACAACAGATGCCTGGTATCCGCAACTGCATAGTTTTTCAGTGGGATTAGAAGGTTCGCCAGATTTAGCAGCAGCCAGAAAGGTTGCGGACCATATTGGAACGGTTCATCATGAAATAAAATTTACAATTCAAGAAGGATTAGATGCGCTAAAAGATGTTATTTACCAGTTAGAAACCTATGATGTAACAACTATTCGAGCTAGTACACCAATGTATTTAATGGCGCGCGTTATAAAATCTATGGGTGTAAAAATGGTATTATCTGGTGAAGGAGCTGATGAATTATTTGGAGGCTATTTATATTTTCATAAAGCGCCAAATACGCAAGAATTTCATGAAGAAACCGTTCGAAAATTGAGCAAATTACATCAGTACGACTGTTTACGAGCTAACAAAAGTCTGGCGGCTTGGGGAATTGAAGGCCGTGTGCCATTTTTAGATAAAGAATTTATGGATGTGGCTATGCGTATCAATCCACAAGATAAAATGATTAATGGCGAGCGTATGGAAAAATGGGTTGTTAGAAAAGCCTTTGAAGATATGATTCCTGAATCTGTAGCTTGGCGCCAAAAAGAACAGTTTAGTGATGGCGTGGGTTATAGTTGGATAGATTCCTTAAAAGAGGTTGTTGCTACAGCAGTAAGTGATGAGCAACTAGCAAACGCGAAGTATAAATTTCCATTGCAAACACCAACCAGTAAAGAGGAGTTTTATTACCGGTCTATTTTTGCTGAACACTTTCCAAGTGATGCTGCCGCTTTATGTGTACCGCAAGAAGCTAGCGTAGCTTGTAGCACCAAAATTGCCTTGGAATGGGATGAGAGTTTTAAAAACATGAACGACCCAAGCGGAAGAGCCGTTGCTCATGTGCATGCCGATGCGTATTAA
- a CDS encoding DUF6090 family protein: MIKLFRPVRQDLFSKGSFSGQGGKTARYFKYAISEIILMVIGILIALSINNWNENRKHASTEQEFFKSIKNDLK, from the coding sequence ATGATAAAGTTATTCAGACCTGTTCGTCAAGACCTTTTTAGCAAAGGCTCGTTCTCCGGACAGGGAGGGAAAACCGCTAGATATTTTAAATACGCCATTAGCGAAATTATTTTGATGGTTATTGGAATTCTTATTGCACTTTCAATTAATAATTGGAACGAAAACCGAAAACATGCCAGTACCGAACAAGAGTTTTTTAAGAGTATAAAAAATGATCTAAAATAA
- the gyrB gene encoding DNA topoisomerase (ATP-hydrolyzing) subunit B, protein MSEKREEFNKDNYSADSIQALEGMEHVRMRPSMYIGDTGTRGLHHLVYEVVDNSIDEALAGHCDNISVTINEDNSITTEDDGRGIPVDMHKKEGVSALQVVMTKIGAGGKFDKDSYKVSGGLHGVGVSCVNALSDHLKATVYRKGEIWEQEYEKGKAMYPVKKVGETDKRGTIVTFKPDPTIFTQTLEYSYDTLASRLRELAYLNKGITIHLIDKRHKKDNGEFEGETFHSKEGLKEFIKFLDGNREPLTKEVIAFEGEKNGVPVEVAMIYNTSYAENLHSYVNNINTHEGGTHLSGFRRGLTHTLKKYADESGMLDKLKFDIAGDDFREGLTAIISVKVQEPQFEGQTKTKLGNREVSASVSQAVSEMLTDYLEEHPEDAKVIVQKVILAAQARHAAQKAREMVQRKTVMSIGGLPGKLSDCSEQDPAKCEVFLVEGDSAGGTAKQGRDRAFQAILPLRGKILNVEKAMTHKVFENEEIKNIFTALGVTIGTEEDSKALNLSKLRYHKVVIMCDADIDGSHIETLILTFFFRYMKELIENGHIYIATPPLYLVKKGAKKQYAWSDEERSRIMADFGENAKIQRYKGLGEMNAEQLWDTTMNPEFRTLRQVQIDNGLEADRIFSMLMGDEVPPRRDFIEKNAIYANIDA, encoded by the coding sequence ATGAGCGAAAAAAGAGAAGAATTTAACAAAGATAACTATTCAGCAGATAGTATTCAGGCATTAGAAGGCATGGAGCACGTGCGCATGCGACCTTCCATGTATATTGGAGATACGGGTACGCGTGGTTTGCACCATTTAGTGTATGAGGTGGTGGATAACTCTATTGATGAAGCTTTAGCTGGTCATTGTGATAATATTAGTGTTACCATAAATGAGGATAACTCCATAACAACCGAAGATGACGGTCGTGGTATTCCTGTAGATATGCACAAAAAAGAAGGCGTTTCCGCATTACAAGTGGTTATGACTAAAATTGGTGCAGGTGGTAAGTTTGATAAAGATTCCTATAAGGTTTCTGGTGGTTTGCATGGTGTAGGTGTGAGTTGTGTGAACGCATTATCAGACCATTTAAAAGCAACCGTTTACAGAAAAGGTGAAATCTGGGAGCAAGAATACGAAAAAGGTAAAGCCATGTATCCTGTTAAAAAGGTAGGTGAAACTGATAAGCGTGGAACTATCGTTACCTTTAAACCAGATCCAACAATTTTTACACAAACTTTAGAGTATAGTTACGATACCTTGGCAAGTCGTTTGCGTGAATTGGCATATTTAAATAAAGGTATCACGATTCACTTAATTGACAAACGTCATAAAAAAGATAATGGTGAATTTGAAGGCGAAACATTTCATTCTAAAGAAGGTTTAAAAGAATTTATTAAGTTTTTAGATGGAAACCGTGAGCCATTAACCAAAGAAGTTATTGCTTTTGAAGGTGAAAAAAATGGCGTTCCAGTTGAGGTTGCTATGATTTATAATACATCATACGCTGAAAATTTGCACTCCTATGTAAACAACATTAATACACATGAAGGTGGAACCCATTTATCTGGTTTCCGTCGTGGATTAACACATACCCTTAAAAAGTATGCCGATGAATCTGGTATGCTTGATAAATTAAAATTTGATATTGCAGGTGATGATTTCCGTGAAGGATTAACAGCTATTATTTCTGTAAAAGTTCAAGAGCCACAATTTGAAGGACAAACTAAAACCAAATTAGGAAACCGTGAGGTGTCTGCTTCGGTAAGTCAGGCGGTTTCTGAAATGTTAACCGACTATTTAGAGGAACATCCAGAGGATGCTAAGGTTATTGTTCAAAAAGTAATTCTAGCGGCTCAAGCACGTCATGCAGCTCAAAAAGCACGTGAAATGGTTCAACGTAAAACGGTAATGAGTATTGGTGGTTTGCCAGGAAAATTATCCGACTGTTCAGAACAAGATCCAGCTAAATGTGAAGTGTTTTTAGTTGAGGGAGATTCGGCAGGTGGAACGGCCAAACAAGGTCGTGATCGTGCTTTTCAGGCTATTTTGCCATTACGTGGTAAGATTTTAAATGTGGAAAAAGCCATGACTCACAAGGTTTTTGAAAATGAGGAAATCAAGAATATCTTTACTGCACTTGGTGTAACTATTGGTACTGAAGAGGATAGTAAAGCTTTAAACCTTTCTAAACTGCGTTATCATAAAGTGGTGATAATGTGTGATGCCGATATTGATGGTAGTCACATTGAAACTTTAATTCTGACATTCTTCTTTAGATATATGAAAGAATTAATTGAAAACGGTCATATTTATATTGCAACACCGCCTTTATATTTAGTTAAAAAAGGTGCTAAAAAACAATATGCTTGGTCTGATGAAGAACGATCTAGAATTATGGCAGATTTTGGTGAAAATGCCAAAATTCAACGTTATAAAGGTCTTGGGGAAATGAATGCGGAGCAATTATGGGATACAACCATGAATCCAGAATTTAGAACCTTAAGACAAGTACAAATAGACAACGGATTGGAAGCGGATAGAATCTTTTCTATGTTAATGGGAGACGAAGTTCCACCTCGAAGAGATTTTATTGAAAAGAATGCTATTTATGCAAATATTGATGCTTAA
- a CDS encoding DUF6588 family protein codes for MKHIFVLLLLFTSSGIYAQQNIDDLLAAGVNDAKRYSKDYLAPATEGLVYGINNGWFNHGKGQKQFGFEIGLVANTSFINSDKKSFEMRVSDYENIRFPDNSPSKIVATALGNNDPDMVVILTYDDPIFGNQETEITLPTGLGSSDINIIPTAFLQVGFSPFKGTQLKARYFPKIEVDDVKTGLYGIGLQQEFTTWLPKAELFPVAISGLIAFTHLDGSYDFTDEGIVQGQNQQIQTKVNTMLYELIASTKFKVLNVYGALGYVSGKSETDLLGTYVVSDGILFSESITNPFSIEEKVTGMRTTLGAHLKLGVFAINADYTFAEFNSATLGLQLSF; via the coding sequence ATGAAACATATTTTTGTATTACTGTTGCTGTTTACGTCATCTGGAATCTACGCGCAACAAAATATAGACGACTTATTGGCGGCTGGTGTAAATGACGCCAAGCGGTATAGTAAAGATTACTTGGCGCCAGCCACAGAAGGTTTGGTTTATGGTATTAATAATGGATGGTTTAATCATGGAAAAGGCCAAAAGCAATTTGGTTTCGAAATAGGGTTGGTTGCCAATACCTCTTTTATTAATTCAGATAAAAAATCGTTTGAAATGCGCGTAAGCGATTATGAAAATATTCGGTTTCCTGACAATAGTCCCTCTAAAATAGTTGCCACTGCTTTAGGAAATAACGATCCAGATATGGTTGTTATTTTAACCTATGACGATCCTATTTTTGGAAATCAAGAAACAGAAATTACCTTGCCAACAGGTTTAGGATCGTCGGATATTAATATAATCCCAACTGCTTTTTTGCAAGTTGGTTTCTCGCCTTTTAAAGGAACACAATTAAAAGCACGTTATTTTCCTAAAATAGAGGTGGACGATGTAAAGACAGGCTTGTATGGAATTGGATTGCAACAGGAATTTACAACCTGGTTGCCAAAAGCAGAGTTGTTTCCTGTAGCCATCTCAGGTTTAATAGCTTTTACGCATTTAGATGGTAGTTATGATTTTACCGACGAAGGAATTGTACAAGGACAAAACCAACAAATTCAGACCAAAGTTAATACCATGTTGTATGAGTTAATTGCGTCTACTAAATTCAAAGTGTTAAATGTTTACGGAGCTTTGGGCTATGTTAGTGGGAAATCTGAAACCGATTTATTAGGAACCTATGTAGTTTCCGATGGGATATTGTTTTCAGAATCTATTACAAATCCCTTTTCCATAGAAGAAAAAGTAACAGGTATGCGAACAACTTTAGGTGCGCATTTAAAACTAGGTGTTTTTGCTATAAATGCGGATTATACCTTTGCGGAATTTAATAGTGCCACATTAGGATTACAGCTGTCCTTTTAG
- the mdh gene encoding malate dehydrogenase — protein MKVTVVGAGAVGASCAEYIAIKNFASEVVLLDIKEGFAEGKAMDLMQTASLNGFDTKITGITNDYSATANSDICVITSGIPRKPGMTREELIGINAGIVKSVSSSLIEHSPETIIIVVSNPMDTMAYLVHKTTGLPKHRIIGMGGALDSARFKYRLAEALGAPISDVDGMVIGGHSDTGMVPLTRLATRNSVLVSEFLSEDRLNQVLEDTKVGGATLTKLLGTSAWYAPGAAVSGLVQAIACNQKKMFPCSVLLEGEYGLNDICIGAPVILGRNGIEKIVEINLSDAEKAHMQESAEGVRKTNGLLAL, from the coding sequence ATGAAAGTAACAGTAGTAGGAGCTGGAGCAGTAGGAGCCAGTTGTGCAGAATACATAGCCATTAAAAATTTCGCATCGGAAGTTGTTCTGTTGGATATTAAAGAAGGTTTTGCTGAAGGTAAAGCTATGGATTTAATGCAAACAGCCTCATTAAATGGATTCGATACAAAAATAACTGGTATTACTAATGATTATTCGGCAACTGCCAATAGTGATATTTGTGTAATTACTTCTGGTATTCCTAGAAAACCAGGTATGACACGTGAGGAATTAATCGGAATTAACGCTGGTATTGTAAAGTCGGTTTCTTCTAGTTTAATAGAGCATTCTCCAGAAACGATTATCATTGTGGTAAGTAACCCAATGGATACCATGGCGTATTTAGTACATAAAACAACAGGTTTGCCAAAACACCGTATTATTGGAATGGGTGGCGCATTAGATTCGGCACGTTTTAAATACCGCTTAGCAGAAGCTTTAGGAGCACCTATTAGTGATGTGGACGGAATGGTAATTGGAGGTCATAGTGATACAGGAATGGTGCCATTAACGCGTTTAGCAACCCGTAACTCGGTGTTGGTTTCTGAATTTTTATCAGAAGATCGTTTAAACCAAGTTTTAGAAGATACTAAAGTTGGAGGCGCAACCTTAACAAAATTATTAGGAACATCGGCTTGGTATGCACCAGGAGCTGCAGTAAGTGGTTTGGTTCAGGCTATTGCATGCAATCAGAAAAAAATGTTTCCATGCTCTGTATTATTGGAAGGTGAATATGGTTTAAATGATATTTGTATTGGAGCACCAGTAATTTTAGGTCGTAACGGTATTGAAAAAATTGTTGAAATCAATTTATCGGATGCTGAAAAAGCACATATGCAAGAAAGTGCCGAAGGTGTAAGAAAAACAAATGGCCTTTTGGCATTATAA